In the Pleuronectes platessa chromosome 8, fPlePla1.1, whole genome shotgun sequence genome, one interval contains:
- the cysltr1 gene encoding cysteinyl leukotriene receptor 1, with translation MEQQNLINSTESNCSSIDDFRNQVYSISYSIITLLSLTGNGLALVVLIKTNRQNSPFHVYMINLVVADLLCVMTLPLRIIYYVRGGIWSMGNFLCTFSSYALYVNLYCSIYFMVAMSITRFLAIVYPVKNLQLMTVNRARLVCAGIWVFICLLSSPFLMRGQYIDTTTNTTKCFDAPNGEVGDKLQVLSYLSLVIGFVLPSLVILLCYAGIIHTLVSRSRLSRTLSAQQQQRAMGTKAIRMIVIVLLTFTISYMPYHVLRTVFLSRVHDSCQERIKMQKSVVVTLCLAAANTCFDPLLYYFSGEGCRSRFFSCATRSQPQNLRETTRRSVNSQQTGSRQASMSGYVTGKSSG, from the coding sequence ATGGAGCAGCAAAATCTGATCAACAGCACGGAGAGCAACTGCTCGTCCATAGATGACTTCCGCAACCAGGTTTATTCCATATCCTACAGCATCATCACTTTGCTGAGCCTCACTGGGAACGGCTTAGCCCTGGTGGTGCTGATCAAGACGAACCGCCAGAATTCCCCCTTCCACGTCTACATGATCAACCTGGTTGTGGCTGATCTGCTGTGTGTGATGACGCTGCCACTGCGAATTATCTACTATGTCAGAGGGGGCATCTGGAGCATGGGGAATTTCCTCTGTACCTTCAGCTCCTATGCTCTCTATGTAAACCTCTACTGCAGCATCTACTTCATGGTCGCCATGTCGATCACGCGTTTCCTGGCCATTGTCTATCCTGTGAAGAACCTGCAGCTGATGACAGTGAACCGTGCTCGCCTGGTGTGTGCTGGCATCTGGGTGTTTATCTGTCTTTTATCGTCTCCCTTCCTCATGAGGGGTCAATATATAGACACtaccacaaatacaaccaagtGCTTCGATGCTCCGAACGGTGAAGTCGGTGATAAACTCCAAGTGCTGAGCTATTTGTCTCTGGTGATAGGCTTTGTCCTGCCATCACTGGTGATCCTGCTCTGCTATGCCGGCATTATCCACACCCTAGTGTCTCGCTCCCGACTGTCTCGCACCCTTTCTGCTCAACAACAGCAGCGGGCCATGGGCACAAAAGCCATTCGAATGATTGTCATCGTCTTGTTGACATTCACGATCAGCTACATGCCTTACCACGTGCTGCGCACCGTCTTCCTGTCCCGGGTTCACGACAGCTGCCAGGAGAGGATCAAAATGCAGAAGTCTGTCGTGGTGACACTCTGCCTGGCCGCTGCCAACACGTGCTTCGACCCACTGCTGTATTATTTCTCTGGAGAGGGTTGTCGCAGCCGCTTTTTCTCCTGTGCTACTCGGTCACAGCCCCAGAATCTGAGAGAAACCACCCGAAGGTCAGTTAACTCCCAACAGACAGGAAGTCGTCAAGCATCAATGTCAGGATATGTTACAGGAAAGAGTTCAGGATGA